The DNA region ACCTATATACAGCGTTCGATCGAAACGATCATGGAAGAAGAGGTCAAAGCGATCGTTATCGCGTGCAATACCGCGACGAGCCTCGCCGTTTCAGATCTGCGAACGAAATACGACATCCCGATTATCGGCATGGAGCCTGCCGTTAAACCGGCCGTACAAATTAACCGGGACACCGGGAAAAGAATCTTAGTCCTGGCGACGCCGCTTACATTGAAGGAAGCCAAATACCGGGAGCTCGTGCATCGCGTTGACGACAGGCATATCGTGGATTCCCTGCCGCTCCCTGAGCTCGTCCAGCACTGTGAGGCCCTGAACTTTGACCCGGAAGTCATGAAGGCGTATTTCAGGAGCAAGCTGGAAGGGTTCGACCTGTCGCAATATGGGACCGTCGTGCTGGGGTGCACGCATTATCCTTTTTACAGGAACATCCTGTGCGATTTGCTGCCGAAGCACATTCGGATCATCGATGGAAGCGCAGGAACCGTCAAACGTCTGGTCGAGGTGCTGAGAGAACGCGGCTTGCTTGGCAGCAGCGGACGGAATGATGTAAAGCTGTTGTGCTCCGGCGGCTCGGCCGCATACATTCGGAAGATGGAGAGGGCGCTCACGATTTACGGAGCGATGGAAGCCGGTAACCTGGCTGCAAATGAAGCCGACTGAAGGATAGGTAAATCTTTATGAAGGGATGGAGCGATAGAATGCTGAGTATGCTGATCAAAAAATGCATTTCGGGGGTCGCTGCGTCCTTTATCTTTACATCCGTTATGGCGCTTGTCATGATGAACCCGCATTACGGATTTACCTTTTATATTGTCGTCGTCGGCATCTACAGCGTAATGATTATGCTGCTTGTCGGGGTCCCGATTTCGATTGGGATCGAGTTGATCCTGCAACGGGTACGACCCCGGAAGGCTATGAATCGGGCGTTGTTAACGGTTGGGCTGTATGGCGTACTCGGGCTGCTTGTTTCGATGCTGATCTTTTCCGATGCCACCGTAAACTTCGGTCAAGCGGAGCAGCTGCTGTATTGGACGTTTGGTGCCGGCGCCGCACTGGTGTTCATGCTCGTGGATATCGTCGTCAAAAAGCTGATGTAGGCACATGCATAATATTTACAGGCGGCAGGCGGAGCTGCACCTTTGCCTGAGGGAACAAGCACTGGAGCTCATATTAACTGATGCATGATCAGGGCTTACAGGGCGGGGACATGATGCAGGGGAAAGCCAGTTTGCATGAAGCCCGCAATTTTAAAAAGCACCCTTACGTGATGCACGACTGGGATTCCCCAATGTCCATACGAAGGGTGCGTTTTAGATTAAGGAAGATTCCTTATCGCATGATCATATAGAATGAGTGCTGATGTTACGATTGATCGGGCTCGCCGGTTTGTTTGCCAATCAGAAGCTCTTTGAACTGCCGGATTTGTTGTCTTTCTCCAGCCAATACAAGCGTGGAGCCAACAGAAAGGATTTGCTCCGGCCCTGGATTTATTTTTTGATGGTGGCGATTGACGATGGCAAGGATGCTGGCCCCCGTCCTTTTACGAATTTCGAGCTCTTCAATCGATTTGTCCGCGCCATGATAATGCGGTTCTACGCGGATCCACTCGATGATCAGGTCTTGCAGAGACACTTCAATGGTCTCAAGCTCTTTCGGCTTGTAAACCATTCCCCCGACGATCGCAGCGATTTGTCTTGCCTCGTCGTCGTCCAAAGATATCTGGGAGAGCGTTTCTTCAGGATTATCGTCCTCGAAATGATACATCTCTCTTCGGCCGTCGTTATGGATAATGACAGCCAGTTTATCCCCTGATCGGGTCTGAATCAGAAACTTTTTCCCGATGCCCGGCAGTTCGGACTCACGAATGAAACTCATATGGAGTTCCTCCTTCCATGTTTATTGATCCAGTTTGATTTTCGAGTCTTCACTGACCTCGCTGACCTCGCGGACGCCGGAATGCTTCTTCTTCCCTTTCTCCACCGGCTCGCTCCATTTGAATATCCGGTTCACGCCGCGGTAGATCCGCTTCGATTCTTTGGTCAAGAGCGGACCCAATATGGCCAGAACGAGAACATAGAGTGCGGAAAACGGCTTGATCAAGACAGATAATCCGCCGGCCACGCCCAAATTGGCCACGATGATCGTAAATTCGCCGCGCGCCATGATGGTGAGTCCAATGTTAAGCGAAGATTTATGCGACAGTCCCGCTTTCCGGCCGGCGATCATTCCGGCAATCAGATTGCCGATAATGGTTAAAATCACGGCGCCAATGGCAAGCCAGAAGGCATTGCCTAATGACAACGGATCGATGCTGAGCCCGAAGCTGAAGAAAAATATCGCTCCAAAAAAATCGCGGAACGGAACGACCAGCTGTTCAATCCGTTCGCTGTGCTCCGTTTCCGATAACGCAAGCCCGAAGAGCAGCGCGCCGATTGCCTCTGCAACGTGAAGCTTCTCCGAGAAGCCTGCGATAAAAATCATGGTCGAGAAGACAACAATAATAAAAATTTCATTCGATGTAATTCGCAGCAACTTGTTTAGGATAGGCGGACCTTTCCTTGCGATCACGAAGAACAGCAGCATATATCCGATGGAGATGCCAACGGACAAGATGGTGGCTCCGATCGAAGCCGTTCCCCCGAGCAATAAGCCGGACATGACCGACAAGAACACAGCGAGGAAAATATCATCAAACAAGATCATGCCGAGGATGAGCTCCGTCTCCGCGTTACCGGTCCTGCGCAAATCAACCAGCACTTTGGCGACGATCGCCGTGGAAGAAACGGAGAGCATCCCTGCGATGATCAGCGTTTCATAAAGCGGCATTTGGACCAAAAACCCGTAAGCCAGCCCCAGCACGAAATTCAGCGTGACATAGATTGTTCCTCCAGTCACAATATTCCGCCCGGATTTCACTAATTTCTGAACCGAGAACTCAAGTCCTAGATAGAACAATAGAAATAGAATACCGATTTGTCCCAAAAAATCGATAACGCCTTGACTGTCAATAAACTTGAAGTCGAGGATCCCGATGGTCGGCGCATGCGGTCCCACCAGCATACCGAGAACAATCAAGAAGGGGATGATGGAAAATTTAAGCTTTCCGGCAATAACGGAGGCGATGGCAACCAAAATTAAAGCGGTTCCAACCTCAAACATCATGTCGTCCATTGAAGACCTCCTTTGTTTTCTCTTTTTGGCAATCAAGCCTATCGTACATGACTATGCGAAATTTTACAAACATTCTGTATGAAAATGCAAATTTCAACCGTTTAATGGATGGCCATGCCCTTCTGAGGCTGAAATCCAGGGAACATTGACATGGGCTAGAGGCCCAGCCGGCGAACCCATTCGTAGGAAATGAAGAGGACTACGAAGGCAGTAGCGGTGTCACATCCTGTGTATTCTCATCCCTATCCCATTGGCATGAGCAGAGACCGGATCGGGAAGAACGGGATGCTTGAATATACCGGCAAGGATGAATTCATTGGGCTGATGGAACCTTAGCTATTGAAGGCAGGAACAGGAGGGGGACAGATGGAGGTCTATCAAATAAAGGTATTCGACCCGGGTGAGCTGGATGAGCTTGTAACCGAGAGCAGCAGGGAGGGGTTCAGGCATATCCGCCGACTCGTCAAGGAATACGCGTCTGGTGTTAACCGGTTTGACCGCGAGCATGAAGCGTTGTTCGCATGCAGATCCGGAGGCAGAATCATCGGTATTTGCGGGCTGAATCAAGGGTCTGATTCCGGCGGGGACACCGGCAGGGTGCGGAGAATGTATGTGCTGCCGGAATTTCGGAGACAGGGGGTCGGGAGAATGCTGATGCAAGCAGTCATACAAACGGCCGGTCATCATTACAGCAGGCTGGTCCTAAGAACGGATCAGCCGCAGGCTGGGGATTTCTACATCAGCTTGGGTTTCTCAGCATCTCCGCAGCACTTGAACATTACCCATTCCCTTAAGCTTGGAGGACAAAGACAAGATGAAAACAGCGGCTGATGCGCAGCAACTGCGACTGAAACCTGTAATCCACAAGTCATGGGCCGCTCTCCTGCAGCAGGCGTTCCGTAAGTGATCTGGAAAGGGAAAAGGTGCCGCCCGGCACCCTTTTTTATTTATCGCTCACCCTTCATAAGCTTCTTCTAAAGCTCGCAGGTCGATTTTTGTCTTGGTTTGCAGCAGTGCTTCCATCACCCGTTCCGCTTTCGAGCGGTCCGGATCGGTGATCATCGTGCTCAGATTTGCAGGGACAACCTGCCAGGACACGCCGAATTTGTCTTTTAACCAGCCGCATACCTGAGCCTTTTCATCCCCGCCTGCAGTAAGCCTGTCCCAATAATAGTCGATTTCTTCTTGGGTTTCGCAATGTACGATAAATGAAATCGCCTCTGTAAAATGGAACTGCGGTCCGCCGTTCAACGCGACGAAGGGCTGGCCTTCCAGCTGAAACTCCACCGTCATGACGGTGCCTTCGTCCACCGTATGATGTTCATTCTGCTCCGACCCGTAACGCGTGACTCTGGTGATGTTGGAGTTGTTAAAGATTGAAATATAATATTGTGCCGCTTCTTCTGCTTCGTCGTTAAACCACAGGTTGGGCGATATTTTCTGAAGGTAGCATTCATCGGATGCAGCTCCTTTCGAATGATACGGGAATGGT from Paenibacillus ihbetae includes:
- the murI gene encoding glutamate racemase produces the protein MRIAFFDSGLGGLTVLSTAMKRLPQEDFLFYADTLHVPYGSKAAEDVKTYIQRSIETIMEEEVKAIVIACNTATSLAVSDLRTKYDIPIIGMEPAVKPAVQINRDTGKRILVLATPLTLKEAKYRELVHRVDDRHIVDSLPLPELVQHCEALNFDPEVMKAYFRSKLEGFDLSQYGTVVLGCTHYPFYRNILCDLLPKHIRIIDGSAGTVKRLVEVLRERGLLGSSGRNDVKLLCSGGSAAYIRKMERALTIYGAMEAGNLAANEAD
- a CDS encoding cation:proton antiporter regulatory subunit, with the protein product MSFIRESELPGIGKKFLIQTRSGDKLAVIIHNDGRREMYHFEDDNPEETLSQISLDDDEARQIAAIVGGMVYKPKELETIEVSLQDLIIEWIRVEPHYHGADKSIEELEIRKRTGASILAIVNRHHQKINPGPEQILSVGSTLVLAGERQQIRQFKELLIGKQTGEPDQS
- a CDS encoding cation:proton antiporter, which encodes MDDMMFEVGTALILVAIASVIAGKLKFSIIPFLIVLGMLVGPHAPTIGILDFKFIDSQGVIDFLGQIGILFLLFYLGLEFSVQKLVKSGRNIVTGGTIYVTLNFVLGLAYGFLVQMPLYETLIIAGMLSVSSTAIVAKVLVDLRRTGNAETELILGMILFDDIFLAVFLSVMSGLLLGGTASIGATILSVGISIGYMLLFFVIARKGPPILNKLLRITSNEIFIIVVFSTMIFIAGFSEKLHVAEAIGALLFGLALSETEHSERIEQLVVPFRDFFGAIFFFSFGLSIDPLSLGNAFWLAIGAVILTIIGNLIAGMIAGRKAGLSHKSSLNIGLTIMARGEFTIIVANLGVAGGLSVLIKPFSALYVLVLAILGPLLTKESKRIYRGVNRIFKWSEPVEKGKKKHSGVREVSEVSEDSKIKLDQ
- a CDS encoding GNAT family N-acetyltransferase, with translation MEVYQIKVFDPGELDELVTESSREGFRHIRRLVKEYASGVNRFDREHEALFACRSGGRIIGICGLNQGSDSGGDTGRVRRMYVLPEFRRQGVGRMLMQAVIQTAGHHYSRLVLRTDQPQAGDFYISLGFSASPQHLNITHSLKLGGQRQDENSG
- a CDS encoding VOC family protein → MSPNLWFNDEAEEAAQYYISIFNNSNITRVTRYGSEQNEHHTVDEGTVMTVEFQLEGQPFVALNGGPQFHFTEAISFIVHCETQEEIDYYWDRLTAGGDEKAQVCGWLKDKFGVSWQVVPANLSTMITDPDRSKAERVMEALLQTKTKIDLRALEEAYEG